From Longimicrobium sp., one genomic window encodes:
- a CDS encoding cupin domain-containing protein — protein sequence MKVLSMEAARVREDRPATAIAHDEANARVVVFHLSPGQRVPPHHNRSTVIVTVLEGAGTFHGADGEAVLRAGQSAVYAPGEEHAITAGGEPLRFQAVIAPRPR from the coding sequence ATGAAAGTCCTTTCCATGGAGGCGGCGCGGGTCCGCGAGGACCGCCCCGCCACGGCCATCGCGCACGACGAGGCGAACGCGCGCGTCGTCGTATTCCACCTCAGCCCCGGGCAGCGCGTTCCGCCGCATCACAACCGTTCCACCGTCATCGTCACGGTGCTGGAGGGGGCGGGCACCTTCCACGGCGCCGATGGCGAAGCGGTGCTCCGCGCCGGCCAGTCCGCGGTGTACGCGCCCGGCGAGGAGCACGCGATCACCGCCGGCGGCGAGCCGCTCCGCTTTCAGGCGGTCATCGCGCCACGGCCGCGGTGA
- a CDS encoding thioesterase family protein: MIARVEPHREDGAFAVRERVRWSDVDAAGIVCYGSFLRFFELAESEMFRAAGLPSTWLERAGVWLVRRRVECDFLRPARLDDELEARVAVEAMGRTSLSLDFEIREAAADEVSVRSRYTLVAVDRGTLRAVSLPDVVRAALRPFRRIPASTARTRPLHPERV; the protein is encoded by the coding sequence ATGATCGCGCGCGTGGAGCCACACCGCGAAGATGGCGCGTTCGCGGTGCGCGAGCGCGTGCGATGGAGCGACGTGGACGCGGCGGGCATCGTCTGCTACGGCTCGTTCCTGCGCTTCTTCGAGCTCGCCGAGTCGGAGATGTTCCGGGCCGCGGGGCTTCCATCCACGTGGCTGGAGCGTGCGGGGGTATGGCTCGTCCGCCGCCGCGTGGAGTGCGACTTCCTGCGCCCCGCTCGCCTGGACGACGAGCTGGAGGCGCGGGTCGCGGTCGAAGCGATGGGCCGCACCTCCCTGTCCCTGGATTTCGAGATCCGTGAAGCCGCCGCGGACGAGGTATCCGTCCGCAGCCGCTACACGCTCGTGGCGGTGGACCGCGGAACTCTGCGCGCCGTGTCACTGCCCGACGTGGTGCGCGCGGCGCTGCGGCCGTTCCGGCGGATTCCAGCCTCTACGGCGAGGACCCGCCCTCTCCACCCTGAGCGCGTGTGA